In Halapricum desulfuricans, a single window of DNA contains:
- a CDS encoding DUF5658 family protein: MSTQLSAQAGRGANRHRSLTDRLVAVEPQLWAAMLVTLIADVALTHYGLQVGLAEGNPLMRAAIETAGIAALFGIKLSIVIFGVGVRLTLGERGVVVPVGLAVPWLLAAVINAVLLGIALPQ; the protein is encoded by the coding sequence ATGTCGACACAGCTTTCAGCACAGGCAGGTCGAGGGGCGAACCGACACCGATCGCTGACCGACCGACTCGTGGCCGTCGAGCCACAGCTCTGGGCGGCGATGCTCGTGACACTGATTGCTGACGTCGCGTTGACCCATTACGGGTTGCAGGTCGGGCTGGCGGAGGGGAACCCGCTGATGCGGGCGGCGATCGAGACGGCCGGTATCGCCGCGCTCTTCGGAATCAAGTTGTCGATCGTTATCTTCGGCGTCGGCGTGCGGCTGACGCTCGGCGAGCGCGGCGTGGTCGTCCCGGTCGGGCTGGCCGTGCCGTGGCTGCTCGCGGCCGTGATCAACGCGGTGTTGCTCGGCATCGCGCTGCCACAGTAG
- the ftsZ gene encoding cell division protein FtsZ: MDSIIDDAMEEAEQEHQQPASDNGTEQSSQEVSTSGQMTDAELADVVEDLETKITVVGTGGAGGNTVTRMMEEGIHGAKLVAANTDAQHLADEVTADTKILMGRKRTGGRGAGSVPKIGEEAAQENIEDIQQSIDGSDMVFVTAGLGGGTGTGSAPVIAQAAQEQGALTIAIVTIPFTAEGERRRANADAGLERLRAVSDTVIVVPNDRLLDYAPSMPLQDAFKICDRVLMRSVKGMTELITKPGLVNVDFADVRTIMENGGVAMIGLGESDSENKAQDSIRSALRSPLLDVEFDGANSALVNVVGGPDMSIEEAEGVVEEIYDRIDPDARIIWGASVDQDHDGKMETMIVVTGVESPQIYGQSEAEQEKAAQQLGDDIDYVE; encoded by the coding sequence ATGGACTCGATCATCGACGACGCCATGGAGGAAGCCGAACAGGAGCACCAACAGCCGGCTTCCGACAATGGCACCGAGCAGTCATCCCAGGAGGTTTCGACCTCCGGGCAGATGACGGACGCGGAACTGGCAGACGTCGTGGAAGACCTCGAAACGAAGATCACCGTCGTCGGGACGGGCGGTGCCGGCGGGAACACCGTCACGCGCATGATGGAGGAGGGCATCCACGGGGCGAAACTCGTCGCCGCCAACACGGACGCCCAGCACCTCGCCGACGAGGTCACAGCCGACACGAAGATCCTCATGGGACGCAAGCGCACCGGCGGTCGAGGCGCGGGTTCGGTCCCGAAGATCGGCGAGGAGGCCGCCCAGGAGAACATCGAGGACATCCAGCAGTCGATCGACGGCTCGGACATGGTCTTCGTCACCGCCGGTCTCGGCGGCGGCACCGGGACGGGTTCGGCCCCGGTCATCGCCCAGGCCGCCCAGGAGCAGGGCGCGCTGACGATCGCGATCGTGACGATCCCGTTCACCGCCGAGGGCGAGCGACGTCGGGCCAACGCCGACGCCGGGCTCGAGCGGCTGCGCGCGGTCTCGGACACCGTCATCGTCGTGCCCAACGACCGACTGCTCGATTACGCGCCCAGCATGCCCCTGCAGGACGCGTTCAAGATCTGTGACCGCGTGCTGATGCGCTCGGTCAAGGGTATGACCGAATTGATCACCAAGCCCGGCCTGGTCAACGTCGACTTCGCCGACGTCCGTACGATCATGGAGAACGGCGGCGTCGCGATGATCGGACTCGGTGAGTCCGACAGCGAGAACAAGGCCCAGGATTCGATCCGCTCGGCGCTGCGTTCGCCGCTGCTCGACGTCGAGTTCGACGGTGCGAACTCCGCGCTGGTCAACGTCGTCGGCGGCCCGGACATGTCCATCGAGGAGGCCGAGGGCGTCGTCGAGGAGATCTACGACCGGATCGACCCCGACGCCCGCATCATCTGGGGCGCGTCGGTCGATCAGGACCACGACGGCAAGATGGAGACGATGATCGTCGTCACGGGCGTCGAGAGCCCGCAGATCTACGGCCAGAGCGAAGCCGAACAGGAGAAAGCCGCCCAGCAACTCGGCGACGACATCGACTACGTCGAGTAA
- a CDS encoding D-aminoacyl-tRNA deacylase, translating into MLGIVISRADRASVNIGEQLLALADWTVETDERRPDADGGGDVYRLEDVELREFETRHLELEAVDAVFDDPDLLVFASKHAGETGKLLTAHHTGNFGPAEYGGEDGSFARAAPNAHAAVVKALARHAPGDYDAGMECTHHGPTDIDTPSMFVEVGSAEPQWDDPDPARAVAKAILELRGVAADAPWENGARRHLVGFGGGHYVPRFERVVRETDWSIGHIGADWALEAMGEPDPDVLRAAFEASGAAYALLDDDRPELASTIESLGYRVVGETFARETTGVPLSTVEGVEDALGRIDEGIRLGDPAADHEGPLAVLDLPADLLEEVQGIDPDRARAAVRRRAVGFETVEGGTKLGGRVALSTKGARSSIVDEFAEILATKYESVERTDDAVVARERAFDPEKAATLGVPEGPAFGKLSAGQPVEVDGRTIDPDVVHVDREHRFPL; encoded by the coding sequence ATGCTGGGGATCGTCATTTCACGGGCCGACCGAGCGTCGGTCAACATCGGTGAACAGTTGCTGGCGCTGGCGGACTGGACCGTCGAGACCGACGAGCGACGGCCGGACGCCGACGGCGGCGGTGACGTCTACCGACTCGAGGACGTCGAACTCCGGGAGTTCGAGACCAGACACCTCGAACTCGAGGCGGTCGACGCGGTCTTCGACGACCCCGACCTGCTGGTGTTCGCCTCCAAACACGCCGGCGAGACCGGCAAGCTCCTGACGGCACATCACACTGGCAACTTCGGTCCGGCCGAGTACGGCGGGGAGGACGGCTCGTTCGCCCGCGCCGCGCCGAACGCCCACGCCGCCGTCGTCAAGGCGCTCGCGCGTCACGCGCCCGGGGACTACGACGCCGGCATGGAGTGCACCCACCACGGCCCGACCGATATCGACACGCCCTCGATGTTCGTCGAGGTCGGCAGCGCCGAACCGCAGTGGGACGATCCCGACCCGGCACGGGCGGTCGCGAAGGCGATCCTCGAACTGCGCGGCGTGGCGGCCGACGCGCCCTGGGAAAACGGAGCGCGTCGTCACCTCGTCGGGTTCGGCGGCGGCCACTACGTCCCGCGGTTCGAGCGGGTCGTCCGCGAGACCGACTGGTCGATCGGCCACATCGGGGCGGACTGGGCGCTGGAGGCGATGGGCGAGCCCGACCCGGACGTGCTCCGGGCGGCCTTCGAGGCGAGCGGGGCGGCGTACGCGCTGCTCGACGACGACCGGCCGGAACTCGCATCGACGATCGAGTCGCTTGGCTACCGCGTCGTCGGCGAGACGTTCGCCCGCGAGACGACCGGCGTGCCCCTGTCGACTGTCGAGGGGGTCGAGGACGCGCTCGGCCGGATCGACGAGGGGATCCGACTGGGCGACCCCGCCGCCGACCACGAGGGACCGCTCGCCGTCCTCGATCTGCCGGCCGACCTCCTCGAGGAAGTCCAGGGGATCGATCCCGACCGCGCGCGTGCGGCCGTCCGCCGGCGGGCCGTCGGGTTCGAGACCGTCGAGGGCGGGACGAAACTCGGCGGGCGGGTCGCACTCTCGACGAAAGGAGCACGCTCGTCGATCGTCGACGAGTTCGCCGAGATTCTCGCGACGAAATACGAGTCCGTCGAGCGAACCGACGACGCCGTCGTCGCACGCGAGCGAGCGTTCGATCCCGAGAAGGCCGCGACGCTCGGCGTTCCCGAGGGCCCGGCGTTCGGGAAACTGTCGGCCGGCCAGCCTGTCGAAGTCGACGGTCGAACGATCGATCCCGACGTCGTCCACGTCGACCGCGAGCACCGGTTTCCGTTGTAG
- a CDS encoding VanZ family protein, translating to MDSNRSRRLAIVAAVALAILASALVPTGDAVARTGPFGLGLDLWLHALAYIVLETAVLAAIDSDAESPLSGGAASVLVVTAYGLFVEGLQLLVPYRHASAADAVANALGATVALACWLAYVRMR from the coding sequence GTGGACTCGAATCGCTCCAGACGACTCGCGATCGTCGCGGCGGTCGCTCTCGCGATCCTCGCGTCGGCGCTCGTCCCGACCGGCGACGCCGTCGCCCGGACCGGCCCGTTCGGACTGGGGCTGGATCTGTGGCTGCACGCGCTGGCCTATATCGTGCTGGAGACGGCAGTGCTCGCGGCGATCGACAGTGACGCGGAGTCGCCGCTGTCAGGCGGCGCGGCGTCGGTTCTGGTCGTGACGGCCTACGGTCTGTTCGTCGAAGGACTACAGTTGCTGGTGCCGTACCGTCACGCGAGCGCCGCGGACGCGGTCGCTAACGCTCTCGGCGCGACAGTCGCGCTCGCTTGCTGGCTGGCGTACGTCCGGATGCGGTGA
- a CDS encoding CheF family chemotaxis protein, whose protein sequence is MSGDEQKLLETTGDVCHVVRDGEPVAQPAWSSCRLLLTDRRLVVAQNGSKRTIPHGKVTIPRDDSAVPDDIDTTGAVTLRVGSSVLAVTATDRDDFVETYCRANLGGAVVLAKHPAVVGGVVRDEATWSKAKFALEEDVFRLRFPDGDQLTARIDDVGTVEERTGTVMGSQRDIVAVEHTDDQDRSVETHISGTPRHASVAATLFEHVVERREDDHELSETESQVLMALYSGVSPFEMADFVGISVDEVEAIYQHLLEIGAVDEVRTRTEVTLNAQGRNMASEAMSEQ, encoded by the coding sequence ATGAGCGGCGACGAACAGAAACTCCTCGAGACGACCGGCGACGTGTGCCACGTGGTACGGGACGGCGAGCCCGTCGCCCAGCCTGCGTGGAGTTCCTGTCGGCTGCTGTTGACCGACAGGCGACTCGTCGTCGCGCAGAACGGCTCGAAGCGGACGATCCCCCACGGGAAGGTGACGATCCCGCGCGACGACTCGGCCGTTCCCGACGACATCGACACGACCGGCGCAGTGACGCTTCGCGTCGGTTCGTCGGTCCTCGCCGTCACGGCGACCGACAGAGACGATTTCGTCGAGACCTACTGCCGGGCCAATCTCGGCGGGGCCGTCGTCCTCGCGAAACACCCGGCGGTCGTGGGCGGCGTCGTCCGGGACGAGGCGACGTGGTCGAAGGCGAAGTTCGCCCTCGAGGAAGACGTGTTCAGGCTTCGATTTCCCGACGGCGATCAGTTGACCGCCCGGATCGACGACGTTGGAACGGTCGAAGAACGAACCGGCACGGTCATGGGATCTCAGCGCGATATCGTCGCCGTCGAACACACCGACGACCAGGACCGAAGCGTCGAGACCCACATTTCCGGAACCCCCAGACACGCCAGCGTGGCGGCGACGCTGTTCGAGCACGTCGTCGAACGCCGGGAAGACGATCACGAGCTCTCCGAAACAGAGAGTCAGGTCCTGATGGCGCTGTACTCTGGCGTCTCTCCCTTCGAGATGGCGGACTTCGTCGGCATCAGCGTCGACGAGGTCGAAGCGATCTATCAGCACCTGCTGGAGATCGGTGCCGTCGACGAGGTCCGCACCCGGACGGAAGTGACGCTGAACGCGCAGGGCCGGAACATGGCCAGCGAAGCCATGAGCGAACAATAA
- the sufB gene encoding Fe-S cluster assembly protein SufB: MSSEDLKDTDTEARFEFKKEEKSAFETEKGLTEETVRVISEDKDEPEWMLERRLRALEQFQQMPMPTDWPGQPDLSEVDVAEIVPYIRPDIETRGGAESWEDLPDEIKDTFDKLGIPEAEKNALSGVGAQYESEIVYQNMQERWEEKGVIFMDMDKAVREHPELVREHFMTKCVPPSDNKFAALHGAVWSGGSFVYVPEDTTVEMPIQAYFRMNSEGMGQFEHTLIIAEDNAEVHYIEGCSAPQYAEFNLHSGGVEVFVGENAHVQYSTVQNWSKNTYNLNTKRAIVEADGTMEWVSGSMGSKATMLYPATILKGPGATDNHITIAFAGDGQNIDTGAKVYHNAPNTSSTIESKSISKDGGRTNYRGLVHISDGAENSKTNVECDALMFDNESTSDTMPYMEIQESKVDVAHEATVGKIGDEDVFYLQSRGLDDDDAKQMIVAGFIEPITEELPIEYAVELNRLIELEMEGSLG, encoded by the coding sequence ATGAGTTCAGAAGACCTCAAAGACACCGACACCGAGGCTCGCTTCGAGTTCAAGAAAGAGGAGAAATCCGCTTTCGAGACCGAAAAGGGCCTCACCGAGGAGACCGTCCGGGTCATCTCGGAGGACAAAGACGAACCCGAGTGGATGCTCGAACGCCGTCTTCGAGCCCTCGAACAGTTCCAGCAGATGCCGATGCCGACCGACTGGCCCGGCCAGCCGGACCTCTCGGAAGTAGATGTCGCGGAGATCGTCCCGTACATCCGGCCCGACATCGAGACTCGCGGCGGGGCCGAATCCTGGGAGGACCTCCCCGATGAGATCAAGGACACCTTCGACAAGCTGGGCATTCCCGAGGCCGAGAAGAACGCCCTCTCGGGCGTCGGCGCGCAGTACGAATCGGAGATCGTCTACCAGAACATGCAGGAGCGCTGGGAGGAGAAAGGCGTCATCTTCATGGACATGGACAAGGCCGTCCGGGAGCACCCCGAGCTCGTCCGCGAGCACTTCATGACGAAGTGCGTGCCCCCGAGCGACAACAAGTTCGCCGCGCTGCACGGCGCGGTCTGGTCCGGCGGGAGCTTCGTCTACGTCCCCGAGGACACGACCGTCGAGATGCCGATTCAGGCGTACTTCCGGATGAACTCCGAGGGAATGGGTCAGTTCGAGCACACGCTCATCATCGCCGAGGACAACGCGGAGGTCCACTACATCGAGGGCTGTTCGGCCCCCCAGTACGCCGAGTTCAACCTCCACAGCGGCGGCGTCGAGGTGTTCGTCGGCGAGAACGCCCACGTCCAGTACTCGACGGTCCAGAACTGGTCGAAAAACACCTACAACCTCAACACCAAGCGCGCCATCGTCGAGGCCGACGGCACGATGGAGTGGGTCTCCGGGTCGATGGGTTCGAAGGCGACGATGCTGTACCCGGCGACGATTCTCAAGGGTCCCGGCGCGACGGACAACCACATCACCATCGCCTTCGCCGGCGATGGGCAGAACATCGACACCGGCGCGAAAGTCTATCACAACGCGCCCAACACCTCCTCGACCATCGAGTCCAAGTCCATCAGCAAGGACGGCGGCCGCACCAACTACCGGGGGCTCGTCCACATCTCCGACGGCGCAGAGAACTCCAAGACGAACGTCGAGTGTGACGCGCTGATGTTCGACAACGAGTCGACGAGCGACACCATGCCGTACATGGAGATCCAGGAGAGCAAAGTCGACGTCGCCCACGAGGCGACGGTCGGCAAGATCGGCGACGAGGACGTCTTCTACCTCCAGTCACGGGGGCTCGACGACGACGACGCAAAGCAGATGATCGTCGCCGGCTTCATCGAGCCGATCACCGAGGAACTGCCCATCGAATACGCGGTCGAACTGAACCGTCTCATCGAACTGGAGATGGAGGGTTCGCTCGGGTAA
- the sufD gene encoding Fe-S cluster assembly protein SufD, with product MSTQVHANLTDEQVRTISEDLDEPEWLLETRLDALAALEDLEMPSVIRTPGRDWTNLDALEYERIVDPLDRSQEKDRVEAEGVDVLSWSEALSEHGDLIEDRFGSVVDPQRDYLTALSTALFSAGTVIYVPEGVDAEDVKIRTRMHSQSLFNYTLVVAEESSSVTILERQTTGTDLEDKQYYSGIVEVDAAENAHVQYGALQNLSEETYNFSVKRGHADTYATVNWIEGNIGSRLTKTSVETRLIGDSSESKIVGAFFGHEDQHFDLASRVWHEGEHTVADLVTRGVLDDEARSVYEGVQDVGTEAWDTSSYQRENTLMLSDESEADASPKLIINNHDTEASHSATVGQVDAEDLFYMTSRGIGEKRATDLLVEGFFVPVMEEIAVDELREDLDELVVERLQR from the coding sequence ATGAGTACGCAGGTACACGCAAATCTAACGGACGAACAGGTGCGGACGATCAGCGAGGATCTGGACGAGCCCGAGTGGCTGCTGGAGACGCGGCTGGACGCTCTGGCGGCGCTCGAGGACCTCGAGATGCCCAGCGTCATCCGGACGCCGGGCCGTGACTGGACGAATCTCGACGCGCTGGAGTACGAGCGGATCGTCGATCCCCTCGACCGTTCCCAGGAGAAGGATCGCGTCGAGGCCGAGGGCGTCGACGTGCTTTCGTGGTCGGAGGCGCTGTCCGAGCACGGCGACCTGATCGAGGATCGGTTCGGCAGCGTCGTCGACCCCCAGCGGGACTACCTCACCGCGCTCTCGACGGCGCTTTTCAGCGCCGGAACGGTCATCTACGTCCCGGAAGGCGTCGATGCCGAGGACGTGAAGATCCGGACCCGGATGCACAGCCAGTCGCTGTTCAACTACACGCTGGTCGTCGCCGAGGAGTCGTCGTCGGTGACGATCCTCGAACGGCAGACGACCGGGACGGATCTAGAGGACAAGCAGTACTACTCCGGGATCGTCGAGGTCGACGCCGCGGAGAACGCCCACGTCCAGTACGGCGCGCTCCAGAACCTCTCCGAGGAGACGTACAACTTCTCGGTCAAGCGCGGCCACGCCGACACCTACGCCACGGTCAACTGGATCGAAGGTAACATCGGCTCCCGACTGACCAAGACCAGCGTCGAGACGCGCCTGATCGGCGACTCCAGCGAGTCGAAGATCGTCGGCGCGTTCTTCGGCCACGAGGACCAGCACTTCGACCTGGCCAGCCGGGTCTGGCACGAGGGCGAACACACCGTCGCCGACCTGGTCACTCGCGGCGTCCTCGACGACGAGGCCCGCTCCGTCTACGAGGGCGTTCAGGACGTCGGCACCGAGGCGTGGGACACCTCCTCCTACCAGCGCGAGAACACGCTGATGCTGAGCGACGAGTCCGAGGCCGACGCCTCGCCCAAGCTCATCATCAACAACCACGACACCGAGGCCAGCCACTCCGCGACGGTCGGACAGGTCGACGCGGAAGACCTGTTCTACATGACCTCCCGCGGTATCGGCGAGAAACGGGCCACGGATCTGCTCGTCGAAGGCTTCTTCGTGCCCGTCATGGAGGAGATCGCCGTCGACGAGCTCCGCGAGGACCTGGACGAACTCGTCGTCGAACGACTCCAGCGGTAG
- a CDS encoding CopG family transcriptional regulator, with product MGNKNKTISFRVSQEKFETLRDIAEERDISLSAVFRDYVDMLVAHDGQVKVVPEHELNEEQSDSQSFPPKIEVPKSFVREHERLELEADHLREQLEEYKRYATELRQRLDENDQEDVVLLDELDGDEEDKPYRIGDFDDL from the coding sequence ATGGGCAACAAAAACAAGACCATCTCCTTCCGGGTCAGCCAGGAGAAGTTCGAGACGCTCCGTGACATCGCCGAGGAGCGTGATATCTCGCTGTCTGCCGTCTTCCGGGACTACGTCGACATGCTCGTCGCCCACGACGGCCAGGTGAAGGTCGTTCCGGAACACGAACTCAACGAGGAACAGAGCGACAGCCAGAGCTTCCCGCCGAAAATCGAAGTTCCCAAGAGTTTCGTCCGCGAGCACGAACGGCTCGAACTCGAGGCCGACCACCTCCGAGAGCAACTCGAGGAGTACAAGCGCTACGCGACCGAACTCAGGCAGCGACTCGACGAGAACGACCAGGAAGACGTCGTCCTGCTTGACGAACTCGACGGCGACGAAGAGGACAAGCCCTACCGGATCGGCGACTTCGACGACCTCTAG
- a CDS encoding DUF63 family protein, translating into MDVIERIGPARAWLATFVAGVVALAGGSVLAPRRVYDGFIWQYFWGPVYADAHNAQCAVNDGGSVSIPESCSAASDQGLIVAEPGYTLVSEVGYMIVGLFFLIGILLLLRRLHLGRNRNLFFGLVPFMLFGGALRVVEDANNWLADAAGTEQIIGYPLNTILISPLIYFTVFFLTLAALLVSVWLSRNGFVESYPPVLGAIGTVLFVVTFSGLVVISVLEESVGQYPAFLLVTVGLATGIAYGLYWLADRFAPEINSGTGYIGLVVLWAHAIDGVANVLASDWWEAFGLPFQYVPKHPANATIISVTETVVPASITSVIGTSWPFLLVKMVVALGIVWLFNDEFIDENPRYAIILLMGIAAVGLGPGTRDMLRATFGI; encoded by the coding sequence ATGGACGTCATCGAGAGAATCGGACCCGCTCGCGCGTGGCTCGCGACGTTCGTCGCCGGCGTCGTCGCGCTCGCCGGCGGCTCGGTGCTCGCTCCGCGTCGCGTCTACGACGGGTTCATCTGGCAGTACTTCTGGGGGCCCGTCTACGCTGACGCGCACAACGCACAGTGTGCAGTCAACGACGGCGGCTCGGTCTCGATCCCCGAGAGCTGTTCCGCCGCAAGCGATCAGGGACTGATCGTCGCCGAACCCGGGTACACGCTCGTCTCGGAAGTCGGCTACATGATCGTCGGGCTGTTCTTCCTGATCGGCATCCTGCTGTTGCTCCGACGGCTGCATCTGGGCCGCAACCGCAACCTGTTTTTCGGGCTGGTCCCGTTCATGCTGTTCGGCGGGGCGCTCCGGGTCGTCGAAGACGCTAACAACTGGCTGGCGGACGCGGCGGGCACCGAACAGATCATCGGCTATCCGCTGAACACGATCCTCATCAGCCCGCTGATCTACTTCACCGTCTTCTTCCTGACGCTCGCGGCGCTGCTGGTCAGCGTCTGGCTGTCCCGCAACGGTTTCGTCGAGTCGTATCCGCCGGTTCTCGGGGCGATCGGGACGGTCCTGTTCGTCGTCACGTTTTCCGGACTGGTCGTCATCTCCGTCCTCGAGGAGTCGGTCGGCCAGTACCCCGCGTTCTTGCTGGTGACGGTCGGGCTGGCGACCGGGATCGCCTACGGGCTGTACTGGCTGGCGGATCGGTTCGCCCCGGAGATCAACAGCGGCACCGGGTACATCGGGCTGGTCGTCCTCTGGGCGCACGCCATCGACGGCGTCGCGAACGTCCTCGCCTCGGACTGGTGGGAGGCCTTCGGACTGCCCTTCCAGTACGTTCCCAAGCACCCCGCAAACGCGACGATCATCTCCGTCACTGAGACCGTCGTCCCGGCCTCGATTACCAGCGTCATCGGGACCTCCTGGCCGTTCCTGCTGGTGAAGATGGTCGTCGCGCTGGGAATCGTCTGGCTGTTCAACGACGAGTTCATCGACGAGAACCCCCGGTACGCGATCATCCTGTTGATGGGGATCGCCGCCGTCGGGCTCGGCCCCGGAACCCGCGACATGCTCCGGGCGACGTTCGGCATCTAG
- a CDS encoding DUF5814 domain-containing protein, translating into MAITDKIYVKNHRQLATQMETNFPKGAFSGATLDLLFRGENLAKLDDTTRDRILDFAEDFLDCDCEAAPHCGHPERKFVAYLLELRETGLGPQAMVDVMSDEYMVYAYPGDIRSFLDDSIRQLEAIETLADVDGHSDAAESARQARKRLR; encoded by the coding sequence GTGGCCATCACGGACAAGATCTACGTCAAAAACCACCGCCAGCTCGCCACCCAGATGGAGACGAACTTCCCGAAAGGGGCGTTCTCGGGGGCGACGCTCGATCTCCTCTTTCGGGGGGAGAACCTGGCGAAACTCGACGACACCACCCGCGATCGGATCCTCGATTTCGCCGAGGACTTCCTCGATTGCGATTGTGAGGCCGCACCGCACTGTGGCCATCCCGAACGGAAGTTCGTCGCCTACCTGCTGGAACTGCGCGAGACGGGGCTCGGCCCGCAGGCGATGGTCGACGTGATGAGCGACGAGTACATGGTCTATGCCTATCCGGGCGATATTCGGTCGTTTCTGGACGATTCGATCAGACAGCTCGAGGCGATCGAGACGCTGGCCGACGTCGACGGGCACTCCGACGCGGCCGAGAGCGCGCGACAGGCACGGAAACGACTCCGCTAG
- a CDS encoding ABC transporter ATP-binding protein, with product MAVLEISNLHAEVAEDGGETILEGVDLEVESGDIHALMGPNGSGKSTTAKIIAGHPAYEVTEGEVLIHLEDDEFGEDFEIPEDMRTWELLDLEPNERAALGVFLGFQYPAEIEGVTMVNFLRTALNAKLEEREELFEEDEEASEDEEEDAGYETSPMEGPADDGEVSVAAFQQILQEKMEQLDMDEKFANRYLNAGFSGGEKKQNEVLQAAVLEPSIAVLDEIDSGLDIDRLQDVSKGINALRDEQGAGILQITHYQRILDYVEPDHVHVMLDGEIAMSGGPELAEKLEDKGYDWVREEVYSAA from the coding sequence ATGGCAGTACTCGAGATTTCGAACCTCCACGCAGAAGTCGCGGAAGACGGCGGCGAGACGATCCTGGAAGGGGTCGATCTCGAAGTCGAATCGGGCGATATCCACGCACTGATGGGACCGAACGGCAGCGGGAAGTCCACGACGGCGAAGATCATCGCCGGCCACCCCGCCTACGAGGTGACCGAGGGCGAAGTGCTGATCCACCTCGAGGACGACGAGTTCGGCGAGGACTTCGAGATCCCCGAGGACATGCGGACCTGGGAGCTGCTCGATCTGGAGCCCAACGAGCGCGCCGCGCTCGGCGTCTTCCTCGGCTTCCAGTACCCCGCGGAGATCGAAGGCGTCACGATGGTCAACTTCCTTCGGACGGCGCTCAACGCCAAGCTCGAAGAGCGCGAGGAACTGTTCGAAGAAGACGAAGAAGCGAGTGAGGACGAGGAAGAGGACGCCGGCTACGAGACCTCGCCGATGGAAGGCCCGGCCGACGACGGCGAAGTCAGTGTCGCGGCGTTCCAGCAGATCCTCCAGGAGAAGATGGAGCAGCTGGACATGGACGAGAAGTTCGCCAACCGCTATCTCAACGCCGGCTTCTCCGGCGGGGAGAAAAAGCAAAACGAGGTGCTGCAGGCCGCGGTGCTGGAGCCGTCGATCGCGGTGCTCGACGAGATCGACTCCGGGCTCGACATCGACCGCCTGCAGGACGTCTCGAAAGGCATCAACGCCCTCCGCGACGAGCAGGGGGCCGGCATTCTGCAGATCACCCACTACCAGCGCATCCTCGATTACGTCGAACCCGACCACGTCCACGTGATGCTCGACGGCGAGATCGCGATGAGCGGCGGTCCCGAACTGGCCGAGAAGCTCGAAGACAAGGGCTACGACTGGGTCCGCGAGGAAGTCTACAGCGCTGCGTAA